One genomic window of Clostridioides sp. ES-S-0054-01 includes the following:
- the radA gene encoding DNA repair protein RadA, with product MAKIKTKYVCQSCGYETAKWLGKCPECTKWNTFVEEVDQKSTKKEVFIIDKSSSKPVSINSIESKEEERFTTDINELDRVLGGGIVKGSLVLVGGDPGIGKSTLLIQVSSNVANLGKTVLYITGEESESQIKMRAKRLGINSENLYIFAENNLSIIESYLESVNPELIILDSIQTVFSPEISSAPGTVSQIKEGTSKFMKISKKMGISTFIVGHVTKEGSLAGPKLLEHMVDTVLYFEGERYNTYRLVRAVKNRFGSTNELGVFEMRDLGLVELDNPSKILISEKPKDVAGSVIISTVEGTRPMLLELQALVSPTSFGIPKRTSTGVDYNRVGMLLAVLEKRVGLQIQNQDVYINIVGGIKINEPSIDLGIAISVASSFRNIPIDEDIAVTGEVGLTGEVRAVSFIEKRIAECKKLGFKKIVIPRSNYEVVKDTKGIEIWPADNLRQAINIVLGRNQ from the coding sequence ATGGCAAAAATAAAAACAAAATATGTATGTCAATCTTGTGGATATGAAACAGCTAAATGGCTTGGTAAATGTCCGGAATGTACAAAATGGAATACATTTGTAGAAGAAGTAGACCAAAAAAGCACCAAAAAAGAGGTCTTTATAATAGATAAATCCTCATCTAAACCAGTTAGTATAAATTCAATAGAAAGTAAAGAAGAAGAGAGGTTTACAACAGATATAAATGAATTAGATAGAGTACTTGGAGGAGGTATAGTTAAAGGCTCTTTAGTACTTGTTGGTGGAGACCCTGGTATAGGTAAATCAACGCTTTTAATCCAAGTATCTAGTAATGTTGCTAATTTAGGAAAAACTGTTTTATATATAACTGGAGAAGAATCAGAATCTCAAATAAAAATGAGAGCTAAAAGATTAGGTATTAACTCAGAAAATTTATATATATTTGCTGAAAATAATTTAAGTATAATTGAATCTTATTTAGAAAGCGTAAATCCAGAATTAATAATTCTAGACTCAATTCAAACTGTCTTTAGTCCAGAAATATCCTCGGCACCAGGAACTGTCAGCCAAATTAAAGAAGGTACTTCAAAATTCATGAAAATTTCTAAAAAAATGGGAATTTCAACATTTATAGTTGGGCATGTTACAAAAGAAGGTTCACTAGCAGGACCAAAATTATTAGAGCATATGGTTGATACTGTTCTATATTTTGAAGGAGAAAGATATAATACTTATAGATTAGTAAGGGCTGTTAAAAATAGATTTGGCTCAACTAATGAACTTGGAGTATTTGAAATGAGAGATTTGGGATTAGTAGAACTTGATAATCCATCTAAAATTTTAATATCTGAAAAACCAAAAGATGTAGCAGGTTCAGTAATAATATCTACGGTAGAAGGTACGAGACCGATGTTACTTGAATTACAAGCATTAGTTTCACCTACAAGTTTTGGTATACCAAAAAGAACATCTACAGGTGTAGATTACAATAGAGTAGGTATGTTGCTAGCAGTATTAGAAAAACGTGTTGGTTTGCAAATACAAAATCAAGATGTCTATATAAACATAGTTGGAGGAATAAAGATAAATGAACCTTCAATTGACTTGGGGATAGCTATTTCTGTAGCATCTAGTTTTAGAAATATACCAATAGATGAAGATATAGCTGTTACAGGAGAAGTGGGGCTTACAGGAGAAGTTAGAGCAGTAAGCTTTATAGAAAAGAGAATTGCTGAGTGTAAGAAGCTTGGATTTAAAAAAATAGTAATTCCTAGAAGTAATTATGAAGTTGTAAAAGATACTAAAGGCATAGAAATATGGCCGGCAGATAACTTAAGACAAGCTATAAATATAGTACTTGGGAGGAATCAATAA
- the disA gene encoding DNA integrity scanning protein DisA, producing the protein MENFLDNKNMLYALKMISPGTPLRLGLNNVLRAKTGGLIVIATNEDVMKIVDGGFAINAEYSPAYLYELAKMDGAIVLSGDVKKILFANAQLIPDYFIETSETGTRHRTAERVAKQTGAIVIGISQRRNVITVYRGNEKYVVEDISKIFTKANQAIQTLEKYKTVLDQAITNLNALEFNDLVTIYDVALVMQKMEMVMRVTSIIEKYMIELGDEGTLVSMQLEELMGTTRIDQKLIFKDYNKENTEIKELMKKVKNLNSEELIELVNMAKLLGYSGFSESMDMPIKTRGYRILSKIHRLPTAIIENLVNYFENFQQILDASIEELDEVEGIGEIRATYIKNGLIKMKQLVLLDRHI; encoded by the coding sequence ATGGAGAATTTTTTAGATAATAAAAATATGTTATATGCATTAAAAATGATATCTCCTGGAACTCCACTTAGATTAGGTCTAAACAACGTACTAAGAGCTAAAACAGGTGGATTGATTGTAATTGCAACCAATGAAGATGTAATGAAAATAGTAGATGGTGGATTTGCTATAAATGCAGAGTATTCACCTGCATATCTATATGAGTTAGCTAAAATGGATGGAGCTATAGTTTTAAGTGGTGATGTAAAGAAAATACTATTTGCTAATGCACAACTTATACCGGATTATTTTATAGAAACATCAGAAACAGGAACAAGACATAGAACAGCGGAAAGAGTAGCAAAGCAAACTGGTGCTATAGTCATAGGAATTTCACAAAGAAGAAATGTTATAACAGTTTATAGAGGAAATGAGAAGTATGTAGTCGAAGATATATCTAAGATATTTACTAAGGCAAATCAGGCTATACAAACTTTAGAAAAATATAAGACAGTATTAGACCAAGCTATAACAAATTTAAATGCTTTAGAATTTAATGATTTGGTAACTATTTATGATGTTGCCCTAGTTATGCAAAAAATGGAAATGGTAATGAGGGTTACAAGTATAATTGAAAAATATATGATAGAATTGGGTGATGAAGGAACTTTAGTAAGCATGCAGTTAGAAGAATTAATGGGTACAACTAGAATAGACCAGAAATTAATATTCAAAGATTATAATAAAGAAAATACAGAGATAAAAGAACTTATGAAAAAGGTCAAAAACTTAAACTCAGAAGAATTAATAGAATTAGTTAATATGGCAAAACTATTAGGGTATAGTGGTTTTTCAGAAAGCATGGATATGCCTATAAAAACAAGAGGGTATAGAATTCTTAGTAAAATACATAGACTACCAACAGCAATAATAGAAAACTTAGTAAATTATTTTGAAAACTTTCAACAAATTCTAGATGCATCTATTGAAGAACTAGATGAAGTTGAAGGAATAGGTGAAATAAGAGCAACATATATAAAAAATGGACTCATAAAAATGAAACAATTAGTATTATTAGATAGACATATATGA
- a CDS encoding PIN/TRAM domain-containing protein — MIRKVTRILFILLGFTIGITTYLTLMKDFEILTFGKETYGYIAAVVAGIIIAILGYLIEPWVVNKVKEIAKIVDKELSKYPQTDILLGSMGLIVGFVIAYLLSGLVNRIPIVGGILSLLLYLFLGYLGMKVALKSKNDLFNIGKLGRLANPIKDKDKENKKDIKAIPPKVLDTSVIIDGRIADICKTGFIEGKLIIPAFVLEELRHIADSSDDLKRVRGRRGLDILNIIQKELNIEVEISERDFDDIAEVDSKLLKLAQVLNGKVVTNDYNLNKVAQFQGVEVLNINELANAIKPVAIPGEDMVVQVVKEGKEAQQGVAYLDDGTMIVVDGGRKHMNETIKVLVTSVLQTPAGRMIFAKPKN, encoded by the coding sequence TTGATAAGGAAAGTAACAAGAATATTGTTTATTTTACTTGGATTTACAATAGGTATAACGACCTATTTAACATTAATGAAAGATTTTGAAATATTAACATTTGGAAAAGAAACATATGGTTATATCGCAGCTGTAGTAGCAGGTATAATAATAGCCATTTTAGGATATCTTATAGAACCATGGGTTGTAAATAAAGTAAAAGAAATTGCTAAAATAGTGGATAAAGAATTGTCAAAATATCCTCAGACTGATATATTGTTAGGGTCTATGGGTCTTATAGTAGGATTTGTTATTGCATATTTATTAAGTGGATTAGTAAATAGAATACCAATAGTAGGTGGAATATTATCCTTACTATTATATTTATTCCTAGGATATCTTGGAATGAAAGTTGCGCTTAAAAGTAAAAATGATTTATTTAATATTGGAAAATTAGGAAGATTAGCAAATCCTATTAAAGATAAAGATAAAGAGAATAAAAAAGACATAAAAGCCATTCCTCCAAAAGTATTAGATACAAGTGTAATAATTGATGGAAGGATAGCTGATATTTGTAAGACCGGATTTATAGAAGGAAAACTTATTATTCCTGCTTTTGTTTTGGAGGAACTAAGACATATTGCAGATTCTTCAGATGATTTAAAAAGAGTAAGAGGTAGAAGAGGTCTGGATATATTAAATATAATTCAGAAAGAATTAAATATAGAAGTTGAAATAAGTGAGAGAGACTTTGATGATATAGCAGAAGTTGATAGTAAATTGTTAAAGCTTGCTCAGGTTTTAAATGGAAAAGTTGTTACAAATGATTATAACTTAAATAAAGTTGCTCAATTCCAAGGTGTTGAAGTATTAAATATAAATGAGTTAGCTAATGCTATAAAACCAGTTGCTATACCAGGTGAAGATATGGTTGTTCAAGTGGTTAAAGAAGGAAAAGAGGCTCAACAGGGTGTTGCATATCTAGATGATGGAACTATGATAGTTGTTGATGGAGGAAGAAAACATATGAATGAGACTATAAAAGTACTCGTTACTTCTGTTCTTCAAACTCCTGCAGGTAGAATGATATTTGCAAAACCTAAAAATTAA